From one Ooceraea biroi isolate clonal line C1 chromosome 7, Obir_v5.4, whole genome shotgun sequence genomic stretch:
- the LOC105277512 gene encoding serine/threonine-protein kinase PAK mbt isoform X1 has protein sequence MTSFITIETKGNVNCKLSVIDIRSPHTLIRECIQGTMFSKKKKKPQISTPTNFEHRVHTGFDKREGKFVGLPLQWASIVGNNQILKSTNRPLPLVDPSEITPTEILDLKTIVRGHNDPRLNKPITNEKTVENGLPKTSTVARSNSLRSSSPPRLRRDYRHNSNLPPSVPEGQEIPSNINQGFTNFGKSHNYIDKLRQNSPSVGSGLNSSMQNMIPNLQNLNPNMQSSPNLTHSGSNVPNLSLNFQNLSPIVNSQTSVQSPNTPQLPDPEFHRLNPQMAMTSGQYNGNVQGSAMESREHQLGQNILLHKLQPKISPVGSIASQRPLSQLSSHNINKYPQAYMTENPSNLQSHLKKPMETSQSMHNLSKPSMPSTVSGTSSTPDQNQNMKSAVSSGNLAVGTSSSNINKQTEQRLTHEQFRAALQMVVSQGDPRENLENFLKIGEGSTGTVCIATDKSTNRQVAVKKMDLRKQQRRELLFNEVVIMRDYHHPNIVEMYDSFLVDDELWVVMEYLEGGALTDIVTHSRMDESQIATVCSQCLKPLAYLHSQGVIHRDIKSDSILLTADGRVKLSDFGFCAQVSQELPKRKSLVGTPYWMSPEVISRLPYGPEVDIWSLGIMIIEMIDGEPPFFNEPPLQAMRRIRDMPPPKLKNFHKVSPRLQGFLERMLVRDPAQRATAAELLQHPFLRQAQSPSILIPLMRGARHTNC, from the exons ATGACGAGTTTCATCACCATCGAAACTAAGGGTAACGTGAACTGCAAATTGTCCGTCATCGACATCAGGTCACCCCACACCCTTATCAGAGAGTGTATACAAG GGACAATGTTtagcaagaagaagaagaaaccgcAGATCTCGACACCCACCAACTTCGAGCACAGGGTGCACACCGGGTTCGACAAGCGCGAGGGTAAATTTGTTGGATTACCGCTGCAGTGGGCCTCGATAGTTGGGAACAATCAGATTCTAAAGTCGACCAATAGGCCGTTACCTCTGGTCGATCCAAGCGAGATCACGCCTACCGAGATCCTGGATTTAAAGACAATAGTGAGGGGACACAATGATCCTAGGCTGAATAAACCAATAACGAATGAGAAGACGGTGGAAAATGGCTTACCTAAGACTAGTACGGTTGCACGTTCCAATTCGCTGCGTTCGTCGAGTCCACCGCGACTCAGGAGGGATTACAG GCATAATAGCAATCTTCCGCCATCTGTGCCCGAAGGCCAAGAGATACCTTCGAACATTAATCAAGGCTTTACAAACTTCGGCAAGTCGCATAACTACATCGATAAGCTGAGGCAAAACTCCCCGAGTGTTGGTAGCGGGCTGAATTCCAGCATGCAGAACATGATCCCGAATCTTCAGAATCTCAATCCCAACATGCAGTCGTCGCCAAATTTAACGCACTCGGGATCAAATGTGCCGAACTTATCCTTAAATTTCCAGAACTTGAGTCCCATTGTCAATTCGCAAACCTCAGTACAAAGTCCAAATACCCCGCAGCTTCCTGATCCAGAATTTCATAGATTAAATCCGCAAATGGCTATGACGTCAGGTCAATACAACGGCAATGTACAG GGTTCTGCTATGGAATCGAGGGAACATCAACTAGGCCAAAATATATTACTACACAAACTACAGCCAAAAATTTCGCCTGTTGGCTCTATAGCCTCGCAACGGCCGTTGAGCCAACTGAGCTCGCATAACATCAACAAATATCCTCAAGCGTACATGACTGAAAATCCATCCAACTTGCAGTCGCATTTGAAGAAGCCAATGGAAACGTCTCAGTCGATGCACAACTTATCGAAACCGAGCATGCCGTCGACGGTATCGGGCACCAGTTCTACTCCGGATCAAAATCAGAATATGAAGAGCGCTGTCTCGTCTGGAAACTTGGCAGTTGGTACAAGTTCGAGTAACATCAATAAACAAACTGAGCAGAGACTTACGCATGAGCAATTCAGGGCTGCTTTACAGATGGTG GTAAGCCAAGGTGATCCGAGAGAAAATTTGGAGAACTTCCTGAAGATCGGCGAAGGCAGCACGGGAACTGTATGCATAGCCACGGACAAGAGTACAAACCGGCAGGTCGCAGTGAAGAAGATGGACTTGAGGAAGCAACAACGGCGCGAATTACTTTTCAACGAGGTGGTCATCATGAGAGACTACCATCATCCGAACATAGTGGAGATGTACGATAGTTTCCTGGTAGATGATGAACTGTGGGTAGTCATGGAGTACCTCGAGGGAGGGGCGCTTACCGATATCGTAACACACTCGAGGATGGACGAGAGTCAGATAGCCACAGTGTGTTCCCAATGCCTTAAGCCACTGGCGTATCTGCACTCGCAGGGCGTTATACACAGAGACATTAAATCCGACTCGATATTACTCACGGCGGACGGCAGAGTAAAGCTGTCGGATTTTGGCTTCTGTGCTCAAGTTTCTCAAGAATTACCAAAGCGAAAGTCTCTCGTAGGAACCCCATACTGGATGAGTCCTGAAGTCATTTCAAG GTTGCCATATGGACCTGAAGTAGATATCTGGTCATTAGGAATAATGATCATCGAGATGATCGATGGTGAACCACCATTCTTCAATGAACCACCTCTACAAGCTATGAGACGTATCAGGGATATGCCACCGccaaaattaaagaatttccATAAA GTTAGTCCACGTCTTCAAGGTTTCCTTGAACGTATGCTAGTGCGCGATCCGGCCCAGCGAGCTACGGCAGCTGAACTGTTGCAACACCCATTCCTGAGGCAGGCTCAAAGTCCTAGTATCTTGATTCCATTAATGAGAGGTGCTCGACATACAAATTGTTGA
- the LOC105277517 gene encoding uncharacterized protein LOC105277517 isoform X1, whose translation MDISMYPGYREFVWAIELNRFGLKLIGLWPEIDKAVKTSYISDLRAYMIFIIITFVTTIPLMRSLIRVRDDILLVIENLQFILPIMMVLLKFLIMRWKQTALLSILNMMANDWIAFKLDTQRNVMMKWARIARLIVTCGYMLTGFGIIVVTIFPYCGLPFRHLSNLTDRDKQLPIEAYYFYNTDPSPQFELTFLIQAMTMFLIAIIYISVDAFLGLVILHTCGQLENFKYQLVSMVASDNFDGALRNSVITHVRLIRFTNTIEDIFALMMLGLVFYFGIVFCLYGFLLLSVITDKRSDVSFSQICYVIVSVTMLLAHTFLYCGAGEIMVEHCDALYEAICDLDWYKLDSRQSRNLILLMIRASEPFRITAGKVIPLTMTTFCSLLKTSAGYISFLLAKCG comes from the exons ATGGATATATCTATGTATCCAGGCTATAGAG AATTTGTATGGGCGATTGAATTAAATCGATTCGGTTTGAAATTGATCGGTTTATGGCCAGAAATCGACAAAGCAGTCAAAACCAGCTACATATCGGATCTTCGTGCTTACAtgatttttatcataataacGTTTGTCACTACTATTCCTCTTATGCGTTCTCTTATACGAGTTCGCGATGATATACTTCTTGTGATAGAAAACTTACAATTCATATTACCTATCATGATggttttgttaaaatttcttattatgcGCTGGAAACAAACAG CTCTTTTATCCATCCTAAACATGATGGCGAATGACTGGATAGCATTCAAGCTGGATACACAGAGGAATGTGATGATGAAATGGGCACGAATTGCCCGATTGATCGTAACTTGCGGTTATATGCTGACAggatttggaataattgtggTCACCATTTTTCCATATTGTGGCTTACCATTTAGGCACTTGTCAAATCTTACGGATCGCGATAAACAGTTACCGATAGAGGCATATTACTTTTACAACACAGATCCGAGTCCACAATTTGAGTTGACATTTCTTATTCAAGCTATGACGATGTTTCTGATAGctataatttacatatcagTGGACGCTTTCCTTGGACTCGTGATTCTACATACATGTGGCCAATTAGAGAACTTCAAATATCAATTAGTCAGTATGGTTGCGTCCGATAATTTTGATGGTGCTTTACGTAACAGCGTGATCACTCATGTACGACTTATCAG ATTCACCAATACAATTGAAGATATATTCGCGTTGATGATGTTGGGGTTGGTATTTTACTTTGGTATCGTATTTTGTCTGTATGGGTTTCTGCTGCTCAGT GTGATAACGGATAAACGAAGCGACGTCTCTTTTTCACAAATATGTTATGTGATAGTTAGTGTCACTATGTTATTAGCACATACATTTCTTTACTGCGGTGCTGGAGAGATTATGGTAGAACAC TGTGATGCATTATATGAAGCTATATGCGATCTTGATTGGTATAAGTTGGACTCAAGACAATCAAGGAATCTTATATTACTAATgatacgagcgagcgaaccCTTTCGCATCACTGCAGGGAAAGTGATACCGTTAACAATGACTACTTTTTGCAGC CTATTAAAAACATCGGCCGGAtacatatcatttttattagcaAAATGTGGCTAA
- the LOC105277512 gene encoding serine/threonine-protein kinase PAK mbt isoform X2 has product MFSKKKKKPQISTPTNFEHRVHTGFDKREGKFVGLPLQWASIVGNNQILKSTNRPLPLVDPSEITPTEILDLKTIVRGHNDPRLNKPITNEKTVENGLPKTSTVARSNSLRSSSPPRLRRDYRHNSNLPPSVPEGQEIPSNINQGFTNFGKSHNYIDKLRQNSPSVGSGLNSSMQNMIPNLQNLNPNMQSSPNLTHSGSNVPNLSLNFQNLSPIVNSQTSVQSPNTPQLPDPEFHRLNPQMAMTSGQYNGNVQGSAMESREHQLGQNILLHKLQPKISPVGSIASQRPLSQLSSHNINKYPQAYMTENPSNLQSHLKKPMETSQSMHNLSKPSMPSTVSGTSSTPDQNQNMKSAVSSGNLAVGTSSSNINKQTEQRLTHEQFRAALQMVVSQGDPRENLENFLKIGEGSTGTVCIATDKSTNRQVAVKKMDLRKQQRRELLFNEVVIMRDYHHPNIVEMYDSFLVDDELWVVMEYLEGGALTDIVTHSRMDESQIATVCSQCLKPLAYLHSQGVIHRDIKSDSILLTADGRVKLSDFGFCAQVSQELPKRKSLVGTPYWMSPEVISRLPYGPEVDIWSLGIMIIEMIDGEPPFFNEPPLQAMRRIRDMPPPKLKNFHKVSPRLQGFLERMLVRDPAQRATAAELLQHPFLRQAQSPSILIPLMRGARHTNC; this is encoded by the exons ATGTTtagcaagaagaagaagaaaccgcAGATCTCGACACCCACCAACTTCGAGCACAGGGTGCACACCGGGTTCGACAAGCGCGAGGGTAAATTTGTTGGATTACCGCTGCAGTGGGCCTCGATAGTTGGGAACAATCAGATTCTAAAGTCGACCAATAGGCCGTTACCTCTGGTCGATCCAAGCGAGATCACGCCTACCGAGATCCTGGATTTAAAGACAATAGTGAGGGGACACAATGATCCTAGGCTGAATAAACCAATAACGAATGAGAAGACGGTGGAAAATGGCTTACCTAAGACTAGTACGGTTGCACGTTCCAATTCGCTGCGTTCGTCGAGTCCACCGCGACTCAGGAGGGATTACAG GCATAATAGCAATCTTCCGCCATCTGTGCCCGAAGGCCAAGAGATACCTTCGAACATTAATCAAGGCTTTACAAACTTCGGCAAGTCGCATAACTACATCGATAAGCTGAGGCAAAACTCCCCGAGTGTTGGTAGCGGGCTGAATTCCAGCATGCAGAACATGATCCCGAATCTTCAGAATCTCAATCCCAACATGCAGTCGTCGCCAAATTTAACGCACTCGGGATCAAATGTGCCGAACTTATCCTTAAATTTCCAGAACTTGAGTCCCATTGTCAATTCGCAAACCTCAGTACAAAGTCCAAATACCCCGCAGCTTCCTGATCCAGAATTTCATAGATTAAATCCGCAAATGGCTATGACGTCAGGTCAATACAACGGCAATGTACAG GGTTCTGCTATGGAATCGAGGGAACATCAACTAGGCCAAAATATATTACTACACAAACTACAGCCAAAAATTTCGCCTGTTGGCTCTATAGCCTCGCAACGGCCGTTGAGCCAACTGAGCTCGCATAACATCAACAAATATCCTCAAGCGTACATGACTGAAAATCCATCCAACTTGCAGTCGCATTTGAAGAAGCCAATGGAAACGTCTCAGTCGATGCACAACTTATCGAAACCGAGCATGCCGTCGACGGTATCGGGCACCAGTTCTACTCCGGATCAAAATCAGAATATGAAGAGCGCTGTCTCGTCTGGAAACTTGGCAGTTGGTACAAGTTCGAGTAACATCAATAAACAAACTGAGCAGAGACTTACGCATGAGCAATTCAGGGCTGCTTTACAGATGGTG GTAAGCCAAGGTGATCCGAGAGAAAATTTGGAGAACTTCCTGAAGATCGGCGAAGGCAGCACGGGAACTGTATGCATAGCCACGGACAAGAGTACAAACCGGCAGGTCGCAGTGAAGAAGATGGACTTGAGGAAGCAACAACGGCGCGAATTACTTTTCAACGAGGTGGTCATCATGAGAGACTACCATCATCCGAACATAGTGGAGATGTACGATAGTTTCCTGGTAGATGATGAACTGTGGGTAGTCATGGAGTACCTCGAGGGAGGGGCGCTTACCGATATCGTAACACACTCGAGGATGGACGAGAGTCAGATAGCCACAGTGTGTTCCCAATGCCTTAAGCCACTGGCGTATCTGCACTCGCAGGGCGTTATACACAGAGACATTAAATCCGACTCGATATTACTCACGGCGGACGGCAGAGTAAAGCTGTCGGATTTTGGCTTCTGTGCTCAAGTTTCTCAAGAATTACCAAAGCGAAAGTCTCTCGTAGGAACCCCATACTGGATGAGTCCTGAAGTCATTTCAAG GTTGCCATATGGACCTGAAGTAGATATCTGGTCATTAGGAATAATGATCATCGAGATGATCGATGGTGAACCACCATTCTTCAATGAACCACCTCTACAAGCTATGAGACGTATCAGGGATATGCCACCGccaaaattaaagaatttccATAAA GTTAGTCCACGTCTTCAAGGTTTCCTTGAACGTATGCTAGTGCGCGATCCGGCCCAGCGAGCTACGGCAGCTGAACTGTTGCAACACCCATTCCTGAGGCAGGCTCAAAGTCCTAGTATCTTGATTCCATTAATGAGAGGTGCTCGACATACAAATTGTTGA
- the LOC105277513 gene encoding odorant receptor Or2, whose translation MLLILPVATLIIFLFITFSLQFAFQALAPILYMIAKDWLRSKSEEERHNMIRCARIPRMIIICGFVIMFASFILLFILPCFGITMRYITNVTDPGKPLPLQTYYFYDTDESPYFELTFIAQGFTLMVSAMGYTAIDSLFGLLVFHVCGQLENVKGRLTGPEKDPNFEHVLMNTITDHVRLIRCIKVIESTFTLMLLGLFLYFGTLFSLYGFLLVTIVTDGRHLSLVRLAFLVTVVANIFAHMCLYCAVGEFLIAQCEGVYQAACEYHWYDLEPKQARNLILLMMRANKPLYVTVGKIFPLTMNAFCSLLKTSGGYISVLLARRD comes from the exons ATGCTCCTTATTCTTCCAGTCGCGacattgattatttttttattcattacattTTCGTTGCAATTTGCCTTTCAAGCTCTCGCGCCAATCCTGTACATGATCGCCAAGGATTGGCTGCGGTCCAAGTCTGAAGAAGAGCGACATAACATGATAAGATGTGCGCGAATCCCACGTATGATCATAATCTGCGGATTTGTCATAATGTTCGCGTCGTTTATCCTGTTGTTCATCTTACCGTGTTTCGGGATCACCATGAGGTACATCACGAACGTAACTGATCCGGGCAAGCCATTGCCCCTGCAAACATACTACTTTTACGACACGGACGAGAGTCCATACTTCGAGCTCACATTCATCGCGCAGGGGTTTACCCTCATGGTATCCGCCATGGGCTACACCGCAATCGACAGCCTCTTTGGATTGCTCGTTTTCCATGTCTGTGGGCAACTGGAAAATGTAAAGGGCCGGTTAACTGGTCCCGAGAAGGACCCAAATTTCGAACATGTGCTGATGAACACTATAACGGATCACGTACGCCTTATCAG atgCATTAAAGTCATTGAGAGCACGTTTACTTTGATGCTTCTTGGATTATTTCTCTATTTTGGCACGTTATTCAGCCTTTATGGATTTTTATTAGTTACC ATTGTGACTGATGGACGTCATTTGTCTCTTGTAAGATTAGCGTTCCTTGTAACAGTCGTTGCGAATATTTTTGCGCATATGTGTTTATATTGCGCAGTTGGAGAATTTTTGATAGCACAA tGTGAAGGTGTTTATCAAGCTGCGTGTGAGTATCATTGGTACGATTTGGAACCAAAGCAAgccagaaatttaattttattaatgatgcgCGCAAACAAACCACTTTATGTAACTGTTGGAAAAATCTTTCCCTTGACGATGAATGCCTTTTGCAGT ttgCTAAAAACGTCGGGTGGTTACATTTCAGTTCTGCTTGCACGACGTGATTAA
- the LOC105277517 gene encoding uncharacterized protein LOC105277517 isoform X2: MDISMYPGYREFVWAIELNRFGLKLIGLWPEIDKAVKTSYISDLRAYMIFIIITFVTTIPLMRSLIRVRDDILLVIENLQFILPIMMVLLKFLIMRWKQTALLSILNMMANDWIAFKLDTQRNVMMKWARIARLIVTCGYMLTGFGIIVVTIFPYCGLPFRHLSNLTDRDKQLPIEAYYFYNTDPSPQFELTFLIQAMTMFLIAIIYISVDAFLGLVILHTCGQLENFKYQLVSMVASDNFDGALRNSVITHVRLIRFTNTIEDIFALMMLGLVFYFGIVFCLYGFLLLSVITDKRSDVSFSQICYVIVSVTMLLAHTFLYCGAGEIMCDALYEAICDLDWYKLDSRQSRNLILLMIRASEPFRITAGKVIPLTMTTFCSLLKTSAGYISFLLAKCG, encoded by the exons ATGGATATATCTATGTATCCAGGCTATAGAG AATTTGTATGGGCGATTGAATTAAATCGATTCGGTTTGAAATTGATCGGTTTATGGCCAGAAATCGACAAAGCAGTCAAAACCAGCTACATATCGGATCTTCGTGCTTACAtgatttttatcataataacGTTTGTCACTACTATTCCTCTTATGCGTTCTCTTATACGAGTTCGCGATGATATACTTCTTGTGATAGAAAACTTACAATTCATATTACCTATCATGATggttttgttaaaatttcttattatgcGCTGGAAACAAACAG CTCTTTTATCCATCCTAAACATGATGGCGAATGACTGGATAGCATTCAAGCTGGATACACAGAGGAATGTGATGATGAAATGGGCACGAATTGCCCGATTGATCGTAACTTGCGGTTATATGCTGACAggatttggaataattgtggTCACCATTTTTCCATATTGTGGCTTACCATTTAGGCACTTGTCAAATCTTACGGATCGCGATAAACAGTTACCGATAGAGGCATATTACTTTTACAACACAGATCCGAGTCCACAATTTGAGTTGACATTTCTTATTCAAGCTATGACGATGTTTCTGATAGctataatttacatatcagTGGACGCTTTCCTTGGACTCGTGATTCTACATACATGTGGCCAATTAGAGAACTTCAAATATCAATTAGTCAGTATGGTTGCGTCCGATAATTTTGATGGTGCTTTACGTAACAGCGTGATCACTCATGTACGACTTATCAG ATTCACCAATACAATTGAAGATATATTCGCGTTGATGATGTTGGGGTTGGTATTTTACTTTGGTATCGTATTTTGTCTGTATGGGTTTCTGCTGCTCAGT GTGATAACGGATAAACGAAGCGACGTCTCTTTTTCACAAATATGTTATGTGATAGTTAGTGTCACTATGTTATTAGCACATACATTTCTTTACTGCGGTGCTGGAGAGATTATG TGTGATGCATTATATGAAGCTATATGCGATCTTGATTGGTATAAGTTGGACTCAAGACAATCAAGGAATCTTATATTACTAATgatacgagcgagcgaaccCTTTCGCATCACTGCAGGGAAAGTGATACCGTTAACAATGACTACTTTTTGCAGC CTATTAAAAACATCGGCCGGAtacatatcatttttattagcaAAATGTGGCTAA
- the LOC105277516 gene encoding odorant receptor 43a, whose protein sequence is MDITKFSSYKDFVWAVELNRFGLELIGLWPKTNELAKERFWSDFRVGFIFIMVTFVSGIPLVCALIRVWGDMILMIDNLQITLPLLVVSFKLIIMRWKRTVLLSMVKMMAEDWMTSKLDAERNVMIKHARVARLIVICGYVLMVLAFSILIILPCFGLHIRHLTNLTDRGKPLPLQTYYFYDTDKSPQFQVTYFLQAIAIFLTAVTYTSVDAFLGVTIFHICGQLENFRHRLTNLISYKDFNSALAKNIVAHLRLIRFADSIENMFALMLFGLVVYFGIVFCLYGFLLLTSITNKEVNDASFSRTLFVSVGVTTLLTHTFLYCGAGELVTEQCEAVYRAMCDLEWYKLESKRARNLILLMIRVNEPFRITAGKVVPLTMTTFCSLLKTSAGYISFLLARRD, encoded by the exons ATGGACATTACAAAATTCTCCAGTTACAAAG aTTTTGTTTGGGCAGTTGAACTAAATCGCTTTGGTTTAGAACTCATTGGCTTATGGCCCAAGACTAATGAACTCGCTAAAGAGAGATTTTGGTCTGACTTTCGCGttggttttatttttattatggtGACATTTGTCTCTGGTATTCCGCTGGTATGCGCGCTTATACGTGTCTGGGGCGACATGATACTCATGATagataatttacaaattacattACCCTTATTGGTGGTCTCATTCAAACTTATTATCATGCGATGGAAGCGTACAG TTCTTTTATCGATGGTGAAGATGATGGCGGAAGATTGGATGACGTCAAAGTTGGATGCAGAGAGGAATGTGATGATAAAACACGCACGAGTCGCTCGATTAATCGTGATCTGCGGATACGTTTTAATGGTGCTGGCGTTCAGCATATTAATCATTCTTCCTTGTTTCGGCTTACACATAAGACATCTAACGAATTTAACGGATCGAGGCAAACCATTACCGCTTCAGACGTATTATTTCTACGACACAGATAAAAGTCCGCAATTTCAAGTGACATATTTCCTTCAAGCAATAGCGATCTTCCTAACGGCTGTAACTTATACGTCAGTAGACGCTTTCCTTGGCGTCACGATCTTTCATATCTGTGGTCAATTAGAAAACTTCAGACACCGTTTGACCAATCTGATCTCATATAAAGATTTCAATAGCGCTCTGGCTAAGAATATAGTGGCTCATTTACGACTTATCAG ATTTGCCGATAGCATCGAGAATATGTTTGCTTTAATGTTATTTGGATTAGTAGTATATTTTGGTATTGTATTTTGTCTTTACggatttttattacttact tcAATCACCAATAAAGAGGTGAACGACGCATCGTTTTCACGAACTTTATTCGTGTCGGTTGGTGTCACTACTTTGTTAACGCATACATTTCTCTATTGCGGTGCAGGGGAGCTTGTAACGGAGCaa TGCGAAGCAGTTTACCGTGCTATGTGTGATCTTGAATGGTACAAATTGGAATCAAAAAGGGCAagaaatcttattttattaatgatacgAGTCAACGAACCTTTTCGTATTACTGCGGGGAAAGTTGTTCCACTAACAATGACTACATTTTGCAGC CTGCTAAAAACATCCGCtggttatatatcatttttactgGCGAGGCGAGATTGA